A DNA window from Sphingopyxis macrogoltabida contains the following coding sequences:
- a CDS encoding VOC family protein, with product MAATNNEFEFLGVNHLALVCKDMAKTVEFYRDILGMPLTKTIDLPGGRGQHFFFDIGNGDSLAFFWFPEAPEAVPGISAPAALPTQGSFISAHGSMNHIAINVRADKFDDYYNRLVEKGINVSKVLNHDDSPMQSTDELHPGVFVRSVYFFDPDGVCLEFAAWTKEFDESDVAHDPVQADGTKREGFITGRTPVLAE from the coding sequence ATGGCTGCAACCAACAACGAATTCGAATTCCTCGGCGTCAACCACCTCGCGCTCGTGTGCAAGGATATGGCAAAGACGGTCGAATTCTACCGCGACATCCTCGGCATGCCGCTGACCAAGACGATCGACCTGCCGGGCGGACGCGGCCAGCATTTCTTCTTCGACATCGGCAACGGCGATAGCCTCGCCTTCTTCTGGTTCCCCGAAGCGCCCGAGGCAGTTCCGGGCATTTCCGCCCCCGCCGCGCTGCCGACGCAGGGCAGCTTCATCTCGGCGCACGGGTCGATGAACCATATCGCGATCAACGTCCGCGCCGACAAGTTCGACGATTATTACAACCGGCTGGTGGAAAAGGGCATCAACGTCAGCAAGGTCCTGAACCACGACGACAGCCCGATGCAGTCGACCGACGAACTCCACCCCGGCGTGTTCGTCCGCTCGGTCTATTTCTTCGACCCCGACGGCGTCTGCCTCGAATTCGCAGCATGGACCAAGGAGTTCGACGAGAGCGACGTCGCGCACGATCCGGTGCAGGCCGACGGGACGAAGCGCGAAGGCTTCATCACCGGCCGCACCCCGGTGCTCGCCGAATAA
- a CDS encoding glutathione S-transferase family protein, giving the protein MSELTIWTYDWVPEMPRGFVRDLRLRWACEEAGLPYSVRTVAFDDRATNHLEQQPFGQVPFLSDGEVEIFESGAGLLHLARKSERLMPGDTAGEAETVQWTIAALNSIEMVSVPWWFLKISGDADNKLAGWLTMRLGQLEDILREREWLAAGRFTVADLLMADVLRVADVRAFGDRPATEAYVARITGRSAFRKAYADQIGHFEAADARR; this is encoded by the coding sequence ATGAGCGAACTGACCATCTGGACCTATGACTGGGTGCCGGAAATGCCGCGAGGGTTCGTCCGCGACCTGCGGCTCCGCTGGGCGTGCGAAGAGGCGGGGCTTCCCTATAGCGTCCGTACCGTCGCGTTCGACGATCGCGCGACCAATCATCTGGAACAGCAACCCTTCGGCCAGGTGCCGTTCCTCAGCGACGGCGAGGTCGAGATATTCGAGAGCGGTGCCGGACTGCTCCATCTCGCACGCAAAAGCGAACGGCTGATGCCCGGAGACACGGCGGGCGAAGCCGAAACGGTGCAATGGACGATCGCCGCGCTCAATTCGATCGAGATGGTCTCGGTCCCGTGGTGGTTTCTGAAAATCTCGGGCGATGCCGACAACAAGCTGGCCGGATGGCTGACCATGCGCCTTGGCCAACTCGAGGACATATTGCGCGAACGCGAGTGGCTGGCGGCCGGGCGCTTCACCGTCGCCGACCTGCTGATGGCCGATGTACTGCGCGTTGCCGATGTCCGCGCGTTCGGCGACCGGCCCGCGACCGAAGCCTATGTCGCACGGATCACCGGCCGTTCCGCCTTCCGGAAAGCCTATGCCGACCAGATCGGCCATTTCGAGGCGGCCGATGCCCGGCGCTGA
- a CDS encoding long-chain-fatty-acid--CoA ligase: MIDLDAIRTLADIPAAQARARGQATAVKFGARETSFAELDARSNRVANALIASGIAPGDRVSALTKNHDGWYPLFFGTARARACFAPINCRLAPGEIGFILGDAGPKLLFVGEDFFDCALAAVAGLASPPRLIALYGAHPAFEPFEAWLAGASDAPPADVPQLADDVLQLYTSGTTGLPKGVVLTNANYRTFLEAATEVDGFAYGEDETVMIVMPLFHVAGTNVSFSGLAQGGRLVLVKDFTAPDAIRMLREEDVAHAFLAPAMIQMMLLQPDADGAAYPELKSIAYGASPIAEDVLRRARATFGCDFVQFYGMTESAGGGSYLSPAAHDLPGKLTSCGQPWPGAAMAILDSEGNELGEGEIGEIAIRGGIVMKEYWNRAAATEETLAGGWLHTGDVGYRDADGFYYVHDRIKDMIVSGGENVYPAEVESAIMGCPGVADVAVIGIPDDKWGEAVMALVVASADLRPEPADVIAWARERIAAYKAPKRVDYIDALPRNPLGKVLRRELRAPYWEGRDRAVG; this comes from the coding sequence ATGATCGATCTGGACGCCATCCGGACGCTGGCCGACATACCGGCGGCGCAGGCGCGGGCGCGGGGGCAGGCGACTGCGGTAAAGTTCGGGGCGCGCGAGACGAGTTTCGCCGAACTCGATGCGCGGTCGAACCGCGTTGCGAACGCCCTGATCGCCTCTGGCATCGCGCCGGGCGACCGGGTCTCGGCGCTGACCAAGAATCATGACGGCTGGTATCCGCTGTTCTTCGGCACCGCACGGGCGCGGGCCTGCTTCGCGCCGATCAATTGCCGTCTGGCGCCGGGCGAGATCGGCTTCATTCTCGGCGATGCGGGGCCGAAATTGCTGTTCGTTGGCGAGGATTTCTTCGATTGCGCGCTGGCTGCGGTCGCGGGGCTGGCTTCGCCGCCGCGGCTGATCGCCCTGTACGGGGCGCACCCGGCGTTCGAACCGTTCGAGGCGTGGCTGGCGGGCGCGTCCGACGCGCCGCCCGCCGACGTGCCGCAGCTCGCCGACGATGTGCTCCAGCTCTACACCAGCGGGACGACGGGCCTGCCCAAGGGCGTCGTGCTGACCAACGCCAATTACCGGACCTTCCTCGAGGCCGCGACCGAGGTCGACGGCTTCGCCTACGGCGAGGACGAGACGGTGATGATCGTCATGCCGCTGTTCCACGTCGCGGGGACGAACGTCAGTTTCTCGGGATTGGCGCAGGGCGGGCGGCTGGTGCTGGTCAAGGATTTCACCGCACCCGACGCGATCCGCATGCTGCGCGAGGAAGATGTCGCGCATGCTTTCCTCGCCCCGGCGATGATCCAGATGATGCTGCTCCAGCCCGATGCGGACGGGGCGGCGTATCCGGAGCTCAAGTCGATCGCTTACGGCGCTTCGCCGATCGCCGAGGATGTGCTGCGCCGCGCGCGGGCGACCTTCGGCTGTGACTTCGTGCAATTCTATGGCATGACCGAATCCGCCGGCGGCGGTTCCTATCTGTCGCCGGCCGCGCATGACCTGCCCGGCAAGCTGACGTCTTGCGGCCAGCCGTGGCCGGGGGCGGCGATGGCGATCCTCGATAGCGAGGGCAACGAACTCGGCGAGGGCGAGATCGGCGAGATCGCGATCCGCGGCGGCATCGTGATGAAGGAATATTGGAACCGCGCCGCGGCAACCGAGGAAACGCTTGCTGGGGGCTGGCTCCACACCGGCGACGTCGGCTACCGCGATGCCGACGGCTTTTATTATGTTCACGACCGGATCAAGGACATGATCGTGTCGGGGGGCGAGAATGTCTATCCGGCCGAGGTCGAAAGCGCGATCATGGGGTGCCCCGGCGTCGCCGATGTCGCGGTGATCGGCATCCCCGACGACAAATGGGGCGAGGCGGTGATGGCGCTGGTGGTGGCGTCGGCGGACCTCCGTCCCGAACCCGCGGATGTCATCGCCTGGGCGCGCGAGCGGATCGCGGCGTACAAAGCGCCGAAGCGGGTCGACTATATCGATGCGCTGCCGCGCAACCCGTTGGGCAAGGTGCTGCGCCGCGAATTGCGCGCGCCCTATTGGGAAGGGCGCGACCGCGCGGTGGGGTGA
- a CDS encoding 5-methyltetrahydropteroyltriglutamate--homocysteine methyltransferase, whose amino-acid sequence MPTTIVGSYPQPDWLIDRERLKASLPPRVRAETLWRIPEPWLADAQEAATLMAIRDQEELGIDIVGDGEMRRESYSNRLATALSGIDSEKHGTAVDRTGNANPVPLVSGPIRRVAPIEAQDAAFLRRHSTKPVKLTLPGPFTMTQQAENGYYPDARALAMDYADAVNAEVKDLFAAGVDVVQLDEPYLQARAAEANSYAIEAINRALDGVGGTTALHICFGYAMVHHGAGATGPKPKAYDFLAELEASAIDVISIEAAQPGLDPAILAELPTKTIMYGVLDLSIPDVETPEVVAGRIREALRYVDAERLWIAPDCGMKYHSREHSQAKLKAMVDGAALVRAEIK is encoded by the coding sequence TTGCCGACGACGATCGTCGGAAGCTACCCCCAGCCCGACTGGCTGATCGACCGCGAACGGCTGAAGGCCAGCCTGCCCCCGCGCGTCCGCGCCGAGACGCTGTGGCGTATCCCCGAACCATGGCTTGCCGACGCGCAGGAAGCCGCCACTCTGATGGCGATCCGCGATCAGGAGGAGCTGGGCATCGACATCGTCGGCGACGGCGAGATGCGCCGCGAAAGCTATTCGAACCGCCTCGCGACGGCGCTGTCGGGGATCGATAGCGAAAAGCATGGCACCGCGGTCGACCGCACCGGCAATGCCAACCCGGTGCCGCTCGTCTCGGGCCCGATCCGCCGCGTCGCGCCGATCGAGGCGCAGGATGCCGCGTTCCTCCGCCGCCATTCGACCAAACCGGTCAAGCTCACCCTGCCCGGCCCGTTCACGATGACGCAGCAGGCGGAAAATGGTTATTATCCCGACGCGCGGGCGCTCGCGATGGACTATGCCGACGCGGTCAATGCCGAGGTGAAGGATCTCTTCGCGGCGGGGGTCGACGTCGTCCAGCTCGACGAACCCTATCTGCAGGCGCGCGCTGCCGAGGCGAACAGCTATGCCATCGAAGCGATCAACCGCGCGCTCGACGGCGTCGGCGGCACGACCGCGCTCCACATCTGTTTCGGCTATGCGATGGTCCATCATGGCGCGGGGGCGACGGGGCCTAAGCCCAAGGCCTATGATTTCCTCGCCGAACTCGAAGCCTCGGCGATCGACGTCATCTCCATCGAGGCGGCGCAGCCCGGGCTCGACCCGGCGATCCTCGCCGAACTGCCCACCAAGACGATCATGTACGGCGTACTAGACCTGTCGATTCCGGATGTGGAAACTCCCGAGGTCGTCGCCGGCCGCATCCGCGAGGCGTTGCGTTATGTCGACGCCGAGCGGCTGTGGATCGCCCCCGATTGCGGGATGAAATATCACAGCCGCGAGCATTCGCAGGCCAAGCTCAAGGCGATGGTCGACGGGGCCGCGCTGGTTCGGGCGGAGATCAAATGA
- a CDS encoding alpha/beta fold hydrolase, which produces MSLPIVLITGQLLTDAVWQPLLDAWADREVIVADNRSDDTIEGFAQRLLDNAPPKFALVAHAMGGFVAFEVMRRAPGRVAKLALISTLASADGPAQTARRQGYIDLVESGNFDRVVEERIPILFPEEKRNDERLLAIARAMAADTGADTFLAQQRAIMARIDSRPRLGEIAVPTLLIWGEKDGITSRAHHDEIVDAVPGARLEVIAGAGHLPTVEAPELVVPLLRDFIDG; this is translated from the coding sequence ATGTCGCTTCCCATCGTTCTGATTACCGGTCAGCTTTTGACCGATGCCGTGTGGCAGCCGCTCCTCGATGCCTGGGCGGACCGCGAGGTGATTGTCGCCGACAATCGCAGCGACGATACGATCGAGGGCTTCGCGCAGCGGCTGCTCGACAATGCGCCGCCCAAATTCGCGCTGGTTGCGCACGCGATGGGCGGTTTCGTCGCGTTCGAGGTGATGCGCCGCGCGCCCGGACGCGTCGCGAAGCTCGCGCTGATCTCGACGCTCGCCTCGGCTGACGGTCCGGCGCAGACGGCGCGGCGGCAAGGCTATATCGACCTTGTCGAGAGCGGCAATTTCGACCGGGTCGTCGAGGAGCGCATCCCGATCCTCTTTCCCGAAGAGAAGCGGAATGACGAACGGTTGCTCGCCATCGCGCGGGCGATGGCGGCCGATACGGGCGCCGACACCTTCCTCGCGCAGCAGCGCGCGATCATGGCGCGCATCGACAGCCGCCCGCGGCTCGGCGAGATCGCGGTGCCGACGCTGCTGATCTGGGGCGAGAAGGACGGCATCACCAGCCGGGCGCACCATGACGAGATTGTGGATGCGGTTCCGGGGGCGCGGCTCGAAGTGATTGCGGGCGCGGGGCATCTGCCGACGGTCGAGGCACCGGAGCTGGTGGTGCCGTTGCTGAGGGATTTTATCGACGGCTAA
- a CDS encoding NAD(P)-dependent oxidoreductase, giving the protein MIVLHARPSPGFREAVDAIFGAGVVVHVDEAAPLDEVAGEITALLHVLTPVTPAFIASAPNLKLIQKLGVGVNTIALDAARDHKVAVCNMPGTNSQAVAEMALSLMMAVLRRTCFFDARTRAGEGWSADPSELDSVGEIGGRTVGLVGFGNSAQLLAPVLAALGAKVVYTARSPRDVPYEFMPLDQLLAESDIVSLHMPLTDGTRASIDPFAMKKGAVLVNTARGELVDQARLVEALTSGHLRGAGLDVFAEEPLPRGNPLLGLPNAVLAPHIAWLTPETLVRSLTVAHENCRRLAAGEPLLHQVV; this is encoded by the coding sequence ATGATCGTCCTTCACGCCCGGCCGAGCCCCGGCTTTCGCGAGGCCGTCGATGCGATCTTCGGGGCGGGCGTCGTCGTGCATGTCGACGAGGCAGCGCCGCTCGACGAGGTGGCGGGCGAAATCACCGCGCTGCTCCACGTCCTGACCCCGGTGACGCCGGCGTTCATCGCCTCGGCACCGAACCTCAAACTGATCCAGAAGCTCGGCGTTGGCGTGAACACGATCGCGCTCGATGCCGCGCGCGACCATAAAGTCGCGGTCTGCAACATGCCCGGCACGAACAGCCAGGCGGTCGCCGAAATGGCGCTGTCGTTGATGATGGCGGTGCTGCGCCGCACCTGCTTCTTCGATGCGCGGACGCGTGCCGGTGAAGGCTGGAGTGCCGACCCGTCTGAACTCGACAGCGTCGGCGAGATCGGCGGGCGCACGGTGGGGCTGGTCGGTTTCGGCAATTCGGCGCAGCTCCTCGCGCCGGTGCTCGCGGCGCTGGGCGCGAAGGTCGTCTATACCGCGCGCAGCCCGCGCGACGTGCCTTATGAATTTATGCCGCTCGACCAGCTGCTGGCCGAAAGCGATATCGTGTCGCTTCATATGCCGCTGACCGACGGGACGCGGGCGAGCATCGATCCGTTTGCGATGAAAAAGGGTGCGGTGCTGGTGAACACCGCGCGCGGCGAGCTGGTCGATCAGGCACGGCTGGTCGAAGCGCTGACGTCGGGGCATTTGCGCGGCGCCGGGCTCGATGTCTTCGCCGAAGAGCCGTTGCCGCGCGGCAATCCGCTGCTCGGGCTGCCCAACGCGGTGCTCGCGCCGCATATCGCCTGGCTCACGCCCGAAACGCTGGTGCGCAGCCTCACCGTGGCGCACGAGAATTGCCGTCGCCTCGCGGCGGGCGAGCCGCTTCTTCATCAGGTGGTCTAA
- the eno gene encoding phosphopyruvate hydratase, translated as MTSRIASVTGRQLWDSRGRPTVEAEVVLESGAIGRAIAPAGASRGAHEAIDLRDGGAAFGGFGVNGAVAGIGAEIAGALAGMDARDQAAVDKTLCDLDATPNKARLGANAVVAVSMAVLHAAAADAREPLWRYLAEGRKVRVPLPEIQIFGGGAHAGRRTDVQDFMIMCPKAGSFRRALEITDDVYRAAGKLMEAKGPLSGVADEGGWWPNFASNEDALDTLTKAIEASGHRAGEEVFISLDIAANELGDADGYNLALDDGRLSGEEMAARIVEWAGRYPILSIEDPAGQDDWTAMAAVTAAIGERVQIIGDDVLVTSAARVERAVEAAVCNAALIKVNQVGTVTEAKAALDAAVARGWGAIVSARSGESEDVTIAHLATGWNAGQLKVGSFTRSERMAKWNEMLRIEEAMGGDAVFAGFSAFAGSIGRVAA; from the coding sequence ATGACTTCGCGTATCGCCTCCGTCACCGGCCGCCAGCTCTGGGATTCGCGCGGCCGGCCCACCGTCGAGGCCGAGGTTGTGCTGGAATCGGGCGCCATCGGCCGCGCGATCGCTCCCGCCGGCGCTTCGCGAGGGGCGCATGAAGCGATCGACCTGCGCGATGGCGGTGCGGCATTTGGCGGCTTCGGGGTGAATGGTGCGGTTGCAGGGATCGGCGCCGAGATCGCGGGTGCGCTCGCGGGCATGGACGCGCGCGACCAGGCCGCGGTCGACAAGACGCTATGCGATCTCGACGCCACGCCGAACAAGGCGCGGCTCGGCGCGAATGCCGTTGTCGCGGTGTCGATGGCGGTGCTGCACGCTGCCGCGGCGGACGCGCGCGAGCCGTTGTGGCGCTATCTGGCCGAGGGGCGCAAGGTGCGCGTACCGCTTCCCGAAATCCAGATTTTCGGCGGCGGCGCTCACGCCGGGCGGCGCACCGACGTACAGGATTTCATGATCATGTGCCCGAAGGCCGGAAGCTTCCGCCGCGCGCTCGAAATCACCGACGATGTTTATCGCGCCGCGGGCAAGCTGATGGAAGCCAAGGGGCCCTTGTCGGGCGTCGCCGACGAGGGCGGCTGGTGGCCCAATTTCGCATCGAACGAGGATGCGCTGGACACGCTGACCAAGGCGATCGAGGCGAGCGGGCACCGCGCGGGCGAGGAGGTGTTCATCTCGCTTGACATCGCGGCGAACGAGTTGGGCGATGCCGATGGTTATAATCTCGCGCTCGACGACGGGCGCTTGTCGGGCGAGGAAATGGCGGCACGGATCGTCGAATGGGCGGGTCGCTATCCGATCCTGTCGATCGAGGACCCCGCGGGGCAGGACGACTGGACGGCGATGGCCGCCGTCACCGCGGCGATCGGCGAGCGCGTCCAGATCATCGGCGACGACGTCCTCGTCACCAGCGCGGCGCGTGTCGAACGGGCGGTCGAGGCGGCGGTGTGCAACGCGGCGCTGATCAAGGTCAACCAGGTCGGCACGGTGACCGAGGCGAAGGCGGCGCTCGACGCCGCGGTGGCGCGCGGTTGGGGGGCGATCGTTTCGGCGCGCTCGGGCGAGAGCGAGGATGTCACGATCGCGCATCTCGCGACCGGCTGGAATGCCGGGCAATTGAAGGTCGGCAGCTTCACGCGCTCCGAACGCATGGCGAAGTGGAACGAGATGCTGCGGATCGAGGAAGCGATGGGCGGCGATGCAGTGTTCGCGGGCTTCTCGGCCTTTGCTGGATCGATCGGGCGAGTGGCAGCATGA
- a CDS encoding phosphotransferase family protein, protein MTAEAEIIAGLRDAGLTGEGDVVLQPLTGGVSCDVWKVETPTGPIVVKRPLPQLRVAAEWLAPVERGTSEVRWLRRARGVDPRLAPEVLAELPTGHAFAMRFLPGCPVWKDELMAGRVDVAFAAQVGTGIAAVHAATAHNESDRADFPNDEMFRALRVDPFLLHVARHDAELAPVLTALADDLSGRKIALAHGDVSPKNILVSADGPVFLDAECAVYGDPAFDLAFCTTHLLLKAVWSGDARLNDAAAALVDAYRAGIDWEDADGLMLRAGKLTAALLLARVEGKSPAPYLTDPEHKNIVRDQARALIARPSPLGELVANWKRNLA, encoded by the coding sequence GTGACGGCGGAGGCCGAAATCATTGCCGGATTGCGCGACGCCGGTCTGACGGGCGAGGGCGACGTCGTCCTTCAGCCGCTGACCGGCGGCGTGTCGTGCGATGTGTGGAAGGTCGAGACGCCGACCGGTCCGATCGTCGTCAAACGCCCGCTGCCCCAGCTTCGCGTCGCCGCCGAATGGCTCGCGCCGGTCGAACGCGGGACGAGCGAGGTCCGCTGGTTGCGGCGTGCGCGCGGGGTCGATCCGCGGCTCGCGCCCGAAGTTCTCGCCGAACTGCCGACGGGGCATGCCTTTGCGATGCGCTTCCTGCCCGGCTGTCCGGTGTGGAAAGACGAGCTGATGGCGGGACGTGTCGACGTCGCTTTCGCGGCGCAGGTCGGTACCGGCATCGCGGCGGTTCACGCCGCGACCGCGCATAACGAAAGCGATCGCGCCGACTTCCCGAACGACGAGATGTTCCGCGCGCTGCGCGTCGATCCGTTCCTGCTCCATGTCGCGCGGCATGACGCCGAACTCGCGCCCGTCCTCACTGCGCTTGCCGACGATCTTTCGGGGCGCAAGATCGCGCTGGCCCATGGCGACGTCAGCCCGAAGAATATCCTCGTCAGCGCCGATGGCCCGGTGTTTCTCGACGCCGAATGCGCGGTCTATGGCGATCCGGCCTTCGACCTCGCCTTTTGCACCACGCACCTGTTGCTCAAGGCGGTGTGGTCGGGCGACGCGCGGCTGAACGATGCGGCGGCGGCGCTGGTCGACGCCTATCGCGCCGGGATCGACTGGGAAGATGCCGACGGGCTGATGCTACGCGCGGGCAAACTGACCGCGGCGCTGCTTCTCGCCCGGGTCGAGGGCAAGTCGCCGGCGCCGTATCTGACCGACCCCGAACATAAAAACATCGTGCGCGATCAGGCGCGGGCGCTGATCGCCCGCCCGTCGCCGCTCGGCGAACTGGTCGCCAACTGGAAAAGGAACCTTGCATGA
- a CDS encoding alpha/beta hydrolase, translating into MMVDPNGIAGLDAQFIGRVSPTAPRIQAGGHPCQGIYWTEAGKRPKVAVIATHYNVDFSEHYIAPYFARQGIGFLGWNTRYRGFEDQFLLEHAVLDIGVGMKWLKEEAGVEQIVILGNSGGGSLMGAYQAEAIAPTLTDRLPSVGQDALASLIKGDLYISFNAHQGRPEVLTDWMDASVIDENDPVATDPELDPFNPDNGPPYSDAFIEKYRAGQRARNQRITDWAKAELARLNAAGIPDRIFPMFRCWGDIRCVDPAIDPSDRKPNWCYRGDPATANRTPSIGRANTLKTWLNMWSLETSPCQGQPHLAKHDTPALVVQGTADTGVFPSDARKIFDFLGSTDKKLELITGAHYFEDSIEERQNAADLVGAWIREKL; encoded by the coding sequence ATGATGGTGGACCCGAACGGGATCGCAGGACTGGACGCGCAATTTATCGGGCGCGTGTCGCCGACCGCGCCGCGCATTCAGGCGGGCGGCCATCCGTGCCAGGGCATCTATTGGACCGAGGCGGGCAAGCGCCCGAAGGTGGCGGTCATCGCCACCCACTATAATGTCGATTTCTCCGAACATTATATCGCGCCCTATTTTGCGCGGCAGGGCATCGGGTTCCTCGGCTGGAACACGCGCTATCGCGGCTTCGAAGACCAGTTCCTGCTCGAACATGCGGTGCTCGACATCGGCGTCGGCATGAAATGGCTGAAGGAAGAGGCCGGGGTCGAGCAGATCGTCATCCTCGGCAATTCGGGCGGCGGCTCGCTGATGGGCGCCTATCAGGCCGAGGCGATCGCGCCGACCTTGACCGACCGGCTGCCCTCGGTGGGGCAGGATGCGCTGGCGAGCCTCATCAAGGGCGATCTCTATATCAGCTTCAACGCCCACCAGGGGCGTCCCGAAGTGCTGACCGACTGGATGGACGCGTCGGTGATCGACGAGAATGATCCCGTCGCAACCGACCCCGAACTCGATCCGTTCAACCCCGACAATGGCCCGCCCTATTCGGACGCGTTCATCGAAAAATACCGCGCCGGGCAGCGCGCGCGCAACCAGCGGATCACCGACTGGGCGAAGGCCGAACTGGCGCGCCTCAATGCCGCGGGCATTCCCGATCGCATCTTTCCGATGTTCCGTTGCTGGGGCGACATCCGCTGCGTCGATCCGGCGATCGATCCGTCGGACCGCAAGCCGAACTGGTGCTATCGCGGCGATCCCGCGACCGCGAACCGCACGCCGAGCATCGGCCGCGCCAACACGCTGAAAACCTGGCTCAACATGTGGAGCCTCGAAACCTCGCCATGTCAGGGGCAGCCGCACCTCGCCAAGCACGATACGCCCGCGCTGGTCGTGCAGGGGACAGCCGATACCGGCGTTTTCCCGAGCGACGCGCGCAAGATCTTCGATTTCCTCGGTTCGACCGACAAGAAGCTCGAACTGATCACCGGTGCGCATTATTTCGAGGATTCGATAGAAGAGCGCCAGAACGCCGCCGACCTCGTCGGCGCGTGGATCCGGGAGAAGCTGTGA
- a CDS encoding long-chain-fatty-acid--CoA ligase — translation MDGLMQNVPLTVDRIIDHAANWHGDREIVSRDAEGRVTRSTYADIHADAKRVSNALAGEGIKPGDRVATMGWNGARHLAAWYGAAGMGAVLHTLNPRLFPEQIAYIADHAGDRLLIADPAVADLVAELLPQVPSIEKVIFFCDAASLPETDFEAIAFDDWIAGQPAEYDWGGFDENAACGLCYTSGTTGNPKGVLYSHRSNYIHALMTLQRDALALSARDTVLLVVPMYHANAWGVVYSAPAVGAKLVLPGQRMDGESIYNLIEEEGVTYSAAVPTVWQMLLTYMQENGKRFTTLERVTIGGSACPESIIRTFRDDYGVDVIQGWGMTETSPLGTVSVPNASVAAKGDDAQMAYKLKQGRLLCGLEMKLVDDAGNRLPHDGKTPGRLMIKGPTIARGYFGGEGGDVLDAEGFFDTGDVSTIDGEGYMQITDRAKDVVKSGGEWISSIEIENIAMGHDAVANAAVVGVAHPKWDERPILLCQLKDGGTASADDLKAYLDGKIARWWMPDDVLFVDEIPLGPTGKIDKKAIRAGLEGYKLPFEVTR, via the coding sequence ATGGACGGATTGATGCAGAATGTGCCGCTGACGGTCGACCGGATCATCGATCATGCGGCGAACTGGCACGGCGACCGCGAGATCGTCTCGCGCGATGCCGAAGGGCGCGTCACCCGTTCGACCTATGCCGACATCCACGCCGATGCGAAGCGCGTGTCGAATGCGCTCGCCGGCGAGGGGATCAAGCCGGGCGACCGTGTCGCGACGATGGGCTGGAACGGCGCGCGCCATCTTGCGGCATGGTATGGCGCGGCGGGGATGGGCGCGGTGCTCCACACGCTCAATCCCAGGCTGTTTCCCGAACAGATCGCCTATATCGCGGACCATGCCGGCGACCGGCTGCTGATCGCCGATCCGGCGGTTGCCGATCTGGTCGCGGAACTGCTGCCGCAGGTGCCGTCGATCGAAAAGGTGATCTTCTTTTGCGACGCGGCGTCGCTGCCGGAAACCGATTTCGAGGCGATCGCCTTCGACGACTGGATCGCGGGGCAGCCGGCGGAATATGACTGGGGCGGCTTCGACGAAAATGCCGCCTGCGGGCTTTGTTACACCAGCGGGACCACGGGCAACCCCAAGGGCGTGCTCTATTCGCACCGGTCGAACTATATCCACGCGCTGATGACGTTGCAGCGCGACGCGCTGGCGCTGTCTGCGCGCGATACGGTGCTGCTGGTCGTGCCGATGTACCATGCCAATGCGTGGGGCGTCGTCTACTCGGCGCCCGCGGTCGGCGCGAAACTCGTGTTGCCCGGCCAGCGGATGGACGGCGAGTCGATCTATAACCTGATCGAGGAAGAGGGGGTGACCTATTCGGCCGCCGTGCCGACCGTGTGGCAGATGCTGCTCACCTATATGCAGGAAAACGGCAAGCGCTTCACGACGCTGGAGCGGGTGACGATCGGCGGCTCGGCGTGTCCGGAATCGATCATCCGCACCTTTCGCGACGATTATGGCGTCGACGTCATCCAGGGCTGGGGCATGACCGAAACCTCGCCGCTCGGCACAGTATCGGTGCCCAATGCGTCGGTCGCGGCGAAGGGCGATGACGCGCAGATGGCGTACAAGCTGAAGCAGGGGCGGCTGCTCTGCGGGCTCGAGATGAAGCTGGTCGACGATGCAGGAAATCGGCTGCCGCACGACGGCAAGACGCCGGGACGGCTGATGATCAAGGGGCCGACGATCGCGCGCGGCTATTTCGGCGGCGAGGGCGGCGACGTGCTCGATGCCGAAGGGTTTTTCGACACCGGCGACGTCAGCACGATCGACGGCGAAGGCTATATGCAGATCACCGACCGCGCGAAGGATGTCGTGAAGTCGGGCGGCGAGTGGATCAGCTCGATCGAGATCGAGAATATCGCGATGGGGCATGACGCGGTCGCCAACGCCGCGGTCGTCGGCGTCGCGCATCCGAAGTGGGACGAGCGGCCGATCCTGCTTTGCCAGCTCAAGGACGGCGGCACGGCATCCGCCGACGATTTGAAGGCGTATCTTGACGGCAAGATCGCCCGCTGGTGGATGCCCGACGACGTGCTGTTCGTCGACGAAATCCCGCTCGGGCCGACGGGCAAGATCGACAAGAAGGCGATCCGTGCCGGGCTGGAGGGATATAAGCTGCCCTTCGAAGTGACCCGCTGA